The following are encoded in a window of Candidatus Rokuibacteriota bacterium genomic DNA:
- a CDS encoding (2Fe-2S)-binding protein, producing the protein MIAPAERLSIRLTVNGRGVEREISARRSLADFLREDLGLTGTHVGCEHGVCGACTVFVDGESARSCLVFAVQLDGATVTTIEGLTPPEGLSPLQQAFCATHAMQCGFCTPGMIVTATELLASNPAPSPDEIRLALAGQLCMCTGYVNIVRAVTQAAAALRGGAGETA; encoded by the coding sequence ATGATCGCGCCGGCCGAGCGCCTGTCGATCCGGCTCACCGTCAACGGCCGCGGGGTCGAGCGCGAGATCTCGGCACGCCGGTCCCTCGCCGATTTCCTGCGTGAAGACCTCGGGCTCACCGGCACGCACGTGGGCTGCGAGCACGGCGTGTGCGGCGCCTGCACGGTGTTCGTCGACGGGGAGAGCGCACGGAGCTGCCTGGTCTTTGCGGTCCAGCTGGACGGCGCCACCGTGACAACGATCGAGGGCTTGACCCCGCCCGAGGGGCTGAGCCCGCTCCAGCAGGCCTTCTGCGCCACGCACGCGATGCAGTGCGGGTTCTGCACGCCCGGCATGATCGTCACTGCCACCGAGCTCTTGGCGTCCAATCCCGCGCCGTCGCCCGACGAGATCCGCCTAGCCCTGGCCGGCCAGCTCTGCATGTGCACGGGCTACGTCAATATCGTGCGCGCCGTCACCCAGGCCGCGGCGGCCCTCCGCGGCGGCGCCGGAGAAACCGCGTGA
- a CDS encoding SDR family oxidoreductase, protein MAIPEYDLTGKVAFVTGAGRGIGKGIAQALAEAGADVIINSLTDKHVTSLAADIAKATGRRVVPLVADVTKSDEVERAMSRILKEFGALDVLVNNLGDSIRKPLVPLPGPLSDQAAKAPGPLTPGPLTDDEYRLILDLNLTEAVLCSRAAGPHMLARRSGKIINIGSFASARGGVNLTIYAAAKTALVGFTRALALEWAPYGVQVNSIAPGLFPDAVTAGEAGYAEAVRRAQQTVPLQREGRLREVGLLAVYLASAAADYMTGQTLYLDGGLTL, encoded by the coding sequence ATGGCCATCCCTGAATACGATCTGACCGGCAAGGTGGCGTTCGTGACGGGCGCGGGCCGCGGCATCGGCAAGGGCATCGCCCAGGCCCTCGCCGAGGCCGGCGCGGACGTCATCATTAACAGCCTGACCGACAAGCACGTGACGAGCCTCGCGGCCGACATCGCCAAGGCGACGGGCCGGCGCGTGGTGCCCCTCGTCGCGGACGTGACCAAGTCGGACGAGGTGGAGCGCGCGATGAGCCGCATCCTCAAGGAGTTCGGCGCCCTCGACGTGCTCGTCAACAACCTCGGCGACTCCATCCGGAAGCCGCTGGTGCCCCTGCCGGGCCCCCTATCGGATCAAGCAGCGAAGGCGCCCGGTCCGCTGACCCCCGGCCCGCTGACCGATGACGAATACCGCCTCATCCTCGATCTCAACCTGACTGAGGCCGTGCTCTGCAGTCGGGCCGCGGGCCCGCACATGCTGGCCAGGCGCTCCGGCAAGATCATCAACATCGGCTCGTTCGCCTCCGCCCGCGGCGGCGTCAACCTGACGATCTATGCCGCCGCGAAGACGGCGCTCGTCGGGTTCACCCGGGCGCTGGCGCTCGAGTGGGCGCCCTACGGCGTCCAGGTGAATTCGATCGCGCCCGGGCTCTTCCCCGACGCGGTGACCGCAGGCGAGGCGGGCTACGCCGAGGCGGTCCGCCGCGCCCAGCAGACCGTGCCGCTCCAGCGAGAGGGACGGCTCCGCGAGGTCGGCCTCCTCGCCGTCTACCTGGCTTCGGCGGCGGCCGACTACATGACCGGCCAGACACTCTACCTGGACGGGGGGCTGACGCTGTGA
- a CDS encoding thiamine pyrophosphate-binding protein: MRKTITGTGGMLLLQTLKDAGVEYLFTNPGSAETGIFAALAEDGAQRLVVGKHEGLVAAMADGYHRFSGKVGVIIAHVMGGSYQLAGQLFNAQVAGSSLLVIAGDWASELQDYRGLAPFPGLSQAESMRPLTKEARCAYQVHANPAAITVATARALREATTPPTGPVYLSISAELLNRDGLEAQIGEAAQYQIDRPGPARPQTIEAIARRLGAARCPVLMFGDDVWREGAGAEAVRLAEALETPVFSSRQIFVNFPSRHPLYCGMYPVSAEFKKTTGLEPDLIFLVGCQGVHGPVTEPNVMQIGPNPVLMGRHYPLDVAAQCELRETLSSLTAALTRLYPADRAAAWKRERVQVRAYAKRLIQREEDLVREHEHDTTVHPSLLEAQLANLLPRNTVMVQESSTARTTLMSFGHDAMAWTRSGGGSLGFGVGAAIGAKLAVGRERPVVLHLGDGALTYSAAGFWTMARYNTAVLTIVSNNESYQIVRHNWAKDMPDSKMILEGKYPGLYLSAPATDYVGLARSQGVDGEAVTSPKELEPALRRGLDRVTRENRPYLVEVSVAREGIGADSTWYQDWQL, from the coding sequence ATGCGGAAGACGATCACCGGCACCGGCGGCATGCTGCTGCTCCAGACCCTGAAGGACGCGGGGGTCGAGTACCTCTTCACGAACCCCGGCTCCGCGGAGACCGGCATCTTCGCCGCGCTCGCCGAAGACGGCGCCCAGCGGCTGGTGGTCGGCAAGCACGAGGGGCTGGTGGCGGCGATGGCGGACGGCTACCACCGCTTCAGCGGGAAGGTCGGCGTCATCATCGCCCACGTGATGGGCGGATCGTACCAGCTGGCCGGTCAGCTCTTCAACGCGCAGGTCGCCGGCTCGTCGTTGCTGGTCATCGCCGGGGACTGGGCGTCCGAGCTCCAGGACTATCGCGGGCTGGCGCCGTTTCCTGGCTTGAGCCAGGCCGAGTCGATGCGCCCACTGACCAAGGAGGCGCGCTGCGCGTACCAGGTGCACGCGAACCCGGCGGCCATCACGGTCGCCACCGCGCGCGCCCTGCGCGAAGCCACGACGCCGCCGACGGGCCCGGTGTACCTCTCCATCAGCGCGGAGCTCCTGAATCGCGATGGGCTGGAAGCCCAGATCGGGGAAGCCGCGCAGTACCAGATCGACCGGCCGGGGCCGGCGCGTCCGCAGACGATCGAGGCGATCGCCCGGCGGCTCGGCGCGGCGCGCTGCCCGGTGCTGATGTTCGGCGACGACGTCTGGCGCGAGGGCGCTGGGGCCGAAGCCGTGCGCCTGGCCGAGGCGCTCGAAACCCCCGTGTTCAGCAGCCGGCAGATCTTCGTCAACTTCCCCTCGCGCCATCCGCTCTACTGCGGCATGTACCCGGTGTCGGCGGAGTTTAAAAAGACCACGGGGCTCGAGCCGGACCTGATTTTCCTGGTCGGCTGCCAGGGCGTGCACGGCCCCGTCACGGAACCCAACGTGATGCAGATCGGGCCGAACCCGGTGCTGATGGGCCGCCACTATCCGCTCGACGTCGCGGCCCAGTGCGAGCTGCGAGAGACGTTGTCGAGCCTCACGGCGGCGCTGACGCGCCTCTATCCCGCCGATCGGGCGGCGGCCTGGAAGCGCGAGCGGGTGCAGGTGCGCGCCTACGCCAAGCGGCTGATCCAGCGTGAGGAAGACCTGGTGCGTGAGCACGAGCACGACACGACGGTGCATCCGAGCCTGCTCGAAGCGCAGCTCGCAAACCTTTTGCCGCGCAATACCGTCATGGTCCAGGAGAGCTCGACCGCACGGACGACGCTCATGTCCTTCGGGCACGACGCGATGGCCTGGACACGCAGCGGGGGCGGCTCACTCGGCTTCGGCGTGGGCGCCGCCATCGGCGCCAAGCTCGCCGTCGGGCGCGAGCGGCCCGTCGTGCTTCACCTAGGCGATGGCGCGCTCACGTACAGCGCCGCCGGCTTCTGGACGATGGCCCGCTACAACACCGCCGTGCTGACCATCGTCTCGAACAACGAGAGCTACCAGATCGTGCGGCACAACTGGGCGAAGGACATGCCGGACAGCAAGATGATCCTGGAAGGCAAGTATCCGGGGCTCTATCTGAGCGCGCCCGCGACCGACTACGTCGGGCTGGCCCGCTCCCAGGGCGTGGACGGCGAGGCTGTCACGAGCCCAAAGGAGCTGGAGCCGGCGCTGCGGCGAGGCTTGGACCGGGTTACCCGCGAGAACCGGCCGTACTTGGTCGAAGTGTCGGTGGCGCGCGAGGGCATCGGCGCCGACTCGACCTGGTATCAGGACTGGCAGCTCTAG
- a CDS encoding RES family NAD+ phosphorylase, whose product MIRVWRLAQPRTAAFDGEGARMYGGRWNHRGTPVVYTSSTLSLAVLELLVHLDDDDLAKDCVGIPADIPDPEEITLIRTSGLPREWRNLPRPQALADLGSRWAAARKTAVLAVPSAIVPHELNYLLNPLHPHFKRIRIGQPEPFSFDPRLWKP is encoded by the coding sequence CTGATCCGGGTCTGGCGTCTCGCCCAGCCCCGCACCGCGGCCTTTGACGGCGAGGGAGCCAGAATGTACGGCGGCAGGTGGAACCATCGTGGAACTCCTGTCGTGTACACGTCCTCCACGCTTTCGCTTGCGGTCCTGGAGCTGCTGGTGCACCTGGACGACGACGACCTCGCGAAAGACTGCGTCGGCATCCCGGCGGACATTCCGGACCCGGAGGAGATCACCCTCATCCGAACCTCGGGTCTCCCACGGGAGTGGCGAAACCTTCCGCGGCCGCAGGCTCTCGCCGATCTGGGTAGCCGCTGGGCCGCGGCGCGTAAGACCGCAGTGCTGGCAGTGCCATCCGCGATCGTTCCCCACGAGTTGAACTATCTGCTGAACCCGCTGCATCCACACTTCAAACGCATCCGCATCGGCCAGCCGGAGCCGTTCTCCTTCGATCCGCGGCTCTGGAAGCCGTGA
- a CDS encoding DUF6282 family protein: MSAACAVMCGCVAAAAPRGHGRPTAPAARGRRAEGPAREPAANTGVRGYSPPPPPVSPIRGLIDFHTHAAPDVFGRSVDDDELAALAAARQMEAVVFKSHVTLTADRAWLARKHVPGVKIFGGVTLNGAVGGLNPQAVEWMWRMQGGYGRVVWFPTFDADNHVRRAGTAPAGISIVNERGAVLPAAREVLKVCAAQRLVVHTGHASAEQALALIAAAREEGCDRIVVTHAQFDVVGMTPAHMKKAAAMGAKMELCALGILVGPESVLEFMRHSPRVPLAVTAACIKSVGAEHFVLGTDLGQAGNPTPADGLQMFVAGLQAEGISREQIQRMGREVPGALLMG; encoded by the coding sequence GTGAGCGCGGCGTGCGCGGTCATGTGCGGCTGCGTCGCGGCCGCGGCTCCACGCGGGCATGGACGCCCGACGGCGCCCGCCGCGCGTGGACGGCGCGCCGAAGGCCCGGCGCGCGAGCCCGCCGCGAACACGGGAGTCCGCGGGTACTCTCCCCCTCCACCGCCCGTGAGCCCCATCCGCGGCCTGATCGACTTTCACACGCACGCGGCGCCCGACGTCTTCGGCCGCTCCGTGGACGATGACGAGCTGGCCGCGCTGGCCGCCGCGCGGCAAATGGAAGCGGTGGTGTTCAAGAGCCACGTCACCCTCACCGCCGATCGCGCGTGGCTCGCGCGCAAGCACGTGCCCGGAGTGAAGATCTTCGGCGGCGTCACGCTGAACGGCGCCGTCGGCGGGCTCAACCCGCAGGCCGTGGAGTGGATGTGGCGGATGCAGGGCGGCTACGGCCGCGTCGTGTGGTTCCCGACCTTCGACGCCGACAACCACGTGCGCCGCGCGGGCACGGCGCCGGCGGGCATCAGCATAGTGAACGAGCGCGGCGCGGTGCTGCCGGCGGCGCGAGAGGTGCTGAAGGTCTGCGCCGCCCAGCGGCTCGTGGTCCACACGGGGCACGCCTCGGCCGAGCAGGCGCTGGCGTTGATCGCGGCCGCGCGCGAGGAGGGGTGCGACCGCATCGTCGTCACCCATGCGCAGTTCGACGTCGTCGGGATGACGCCCGCGCACATGAAGAAGGCGGCGGCCATGGGGGCGAAGATGGAGCTGTGCGCGCTGGGCATCCTGGTGGGGCCGGAGAGCGTGCTCGAGTTCATGCGCCACTCGCCGCGCGTGCCGCTCGCGGTGACCGCGGCGTGCATCAAGAGCGTGGGCGCAGAGCACTTCGTGCTCGGCACGGACCTCGGCCAGGCGGGTAACCCGACGCCCGCGGATGGTCTCCAGATGTTCGTGGCGGGGCTTCAGGCCGAGGGTATCAGCCGGGAGCAGATCCAGAGGATGGGGCGCGAGGTGCCGGGCGCGCTCCTGATGGGCTAG
- a CDS encoding xanthine dehydrogenase family protein subunit M: MKPAPFRYARPQNLADAVELLASADHDVKILAGGQSLVPMLNLRLVRPAVLIDLNGVPGLDHITLSADGGLSIGALVRHAALADSAAVIERAPLLAEAARHVGHAAIRHRGTLGGSLAHADPAAELPAALVALGAELRLHGARGSRTIQASEFFLGLMTTALAPDEILLEIRVPPQGPGWGFAEVVRRAGDFALAGVVALVGRAAGPSGRCESAWLVGFGVGDRPVRFAAAEEILTSQGLDPSAALARAAAAAAEACDPPDDVHASAEYRRHLAAVLTEDAVSQALTRLDGARPA; encoded by the coding sequence GTGAAGCCGGCCCCGTTCCGGTACGCGCGTCCCCAGAACCTCGCCGACGCGGTGGAGCTCCTCGCCTCCGCCGACCATGACGTCAAGATCCTGGCGGGCGGGCAGAGCCTGGTGCCGATGCTCAACCTGCGCCTCGTGCGCCCGGCGGTGCTGATCGATCTCAACGGCGTGCCGGGGCTCGATCACATCACGCTCAGCGCCGACGGCGGTCTCAGCATCGGCGCCCTCGTACGCCACGCCGCGCTCGCGGACTCCGCCGCCGTGATCGAGCGGGCACCGCTCCTCGCCGAGGCCGCGCGCCATGTAGGCCACGCGGCCATCAGGCATCGCGGCACGCTCGGCGGCAGCCTCGCGCACGCCGATCCCGCCGCGGAGCTGCCGGCCGCGCTGGTCGCGCTCGGCGCGGAGCTCCGCCTCCACGGCGCTCGCGGCTCGCGGACGATCCAGGCCTCGGAGTTCTTTCTCGGCCTGATGACGACCGCGCTGGCGCCGGACGAGATCCTGCTGGAGATCCGCGTCCCGCCGCAGGGCCCTGGCTGGGGCTTCGCCGAAGTCGTGCGCCGGGCGGGCGACTTTGCCTTGGCCGGCGTGGTGGCTCTCGTGGGCCGGGCGGCCGGGCCGTCGGGACGCTGCGAGTCCGCGTGGCTCGTGGGTTTCGGAGTGGGCGACCGGCCCGTGCGGTTCGCCGCAGCGGAGGAGATTCTCACGAGCCAAGGCCTCGACCCGAGCGCCGCATTAGCGAGGGCGGCAGCGGCCGCTGCCGAGGCGTGCGATCCGCCGGATGACGTCCACGCCTCGGCGGAGTATCGCCGCCATCTCGCGGCGGTATTGACCGAAGACGCCGTGAGCCAGGCGCTCACGCGGCTCGACGGCGCGCGCCCTGCATGA
- a CDS encoding DUF2384 domain-containing protein: MVTATTIAETLGGRSVLKERLADYTAVIHRARSGLPFASLAAVGTRYDIPLLTLARVVGLPARTLARRKKERRLRADESDRLLRLARVAAVAEDVLGAQDKAGRWLQKPNRALGGIAPLDLLDTDLGAEEVVTVLGRIEHGVYS, from the coding sequence ATGGTCACAGCCACGACGATCGCGGAGACGCTCGGGGGAAGGAGTGTCCTGAAGGAGCGGCTGGCCGACTACACCGCCGTCATCCATCGGGCGCGCTCCGGCCTTCCATTCGCCTCACTCGCCGCCGTCGGCACGCGGTACGACATTCCCCTGCTCACGCTGGCGCGGGTGGTCGGCCTGCCTGCCCGCACCTTGGCCCGGCGGAAGAAGGAGCGGCGCCTCCGAGCGGACGAGTCGGACCGGCTGCTGCGTCTGGCACGCGTGGCGGCCGTCGCCGAGGATGTGTTGGGAGCGCAAGACAAGGCCGGGCGATGGCTCCAGAAGCCGAACCGCGCGCTGGGCGGCATCGCCCCACTCGATCTGCTGGACACCGATCTCGGCGCCGAGGAAGTCGTGACCGTCCTGGGCCGGATCGAGCACGGCGTGTACAGCTGA